The DNA sequence CCCGGATTACATTGCCGTCAAGAAGTTCAATAAAAAAGGCGAGGTGGTTGGCGAACACCGTTTTCTCGGTTTGTATACTGCGCGCGCTTACAATGAGCGTCCCGATGAGATTCCGCTGCTGAAGCGCAAGTTCCAGAATGTGATGAAACGCTCCGGTTTTCTGCGTGCTGACTATGCGGGCAAGGAGCTGGAACAGATACTCACGCTCTATCCCCGTGATGAGCTGTTCCAGATTGACGAGGATGAGTTGCTGGATGTTGCCAAAAATATCCTGTACATCCAGGAACGGCGGCACACTGAACTGTTTATGCGCGAAGACGTGTATGGTCAGTTTGTTACCTGTCTGGCGTTTTTTCCACGGGATATCTACAACACGGAACTTCGCCTGAAGGTTGAGCAGGTACTTCTCGAACGCCTGGATGCCGAAGACATCGAGTTTGTTACCCACTTCTCAGAGTCTGTACTGGCGAGGGTACAGTTCACCATTCGTGTTCCTCAGGTTGAAAACCGCAAGCTGCCAATCGCTGAGATACGAGAAAAAGTCATCGAGATGGCTCAGTCGTGGCGCGACGGGCTCTCGGATTCCCTGAGCGAAGCCTACGGTGAAGAGCAGGGTAATGAGCTCTACAGGCTCTGGGCCGCAGGCTTTCCTGCCAGCTACACAGAGATGTTCTCCGCGCGCAGGGCAGCTCTTGATCTTGAGCATATTTCGACTGCTTCGACTCGCAATGACCTGACGATGAGTTTCTATCGGGCACTGGAAGAGGACGAAAGCACGCTGCACTTCAAGCTGTTTTTCCCCGACCAGCCTCTGCCGCTGTCAGATGTCATGCCCATTTTCGACAACCTGGGTTTCCGTGTCCTGGGAGAACATCCGTTTGAAGTAACTGACCGCAATAACAAAACCGTCTGGATTCATGATTTCACACTTTATGCCCATAACGGCAAGGTGGTGGATATTCACCGGATACGACCAATTTTCGAAGAGCTGTTCCATCGTGTGTGGTACGGCGAAGCGGAAAATGATGCTTTCAACCGGATGCTCATTTCTTCTTACATGAGCTGGCGGGAAATTGCGTTGCTGCGCACCTACGCCCGTTATATGCGTCAGATTCGCTTTTCCAACAGCCAGACCTTCATCTCGAATACGCTGGTTAACCATGTTGAGCTCGCCCGGATTCTGCTTGAGTACTTTGACGTCCGTTTCAACCCGGATCGTTTTCAGAGTGAGGGCAAGTGCCAGGCGGCCCAGCAGAAACTGGAGATCGAGTTCAACGCGGGGCTGGAAGAGGTGGAGAACCTCAGTGAAGACCGTGTACTTCGTCTCTATCTTGAATTGATGCAGGCGACACTGCGTACCAACTACTACCAGCTTGATAAAGCTGGCGGCCCCAAGTCATACATCAGTGTGAAGTTTGACCCTTCCCGTATTCCGGATATGCCATTGCCGCTGCCTGTATTCGAGATTTTCGTGTACTCGCCCCGGGTGGAGGGTGTACACCTCCGTGGTGGCAAGGTAGCCAGGGGCGGGTTGCGCTGGTCCGACCGCTTTGAAGACTACCGGACCGAAGTGCTGGGGCTGGTCAAGGCCCAGCAGGTTAAAAACGCGGTGATCGTGCCAGTGGGCGCCAAGGGCGGTTTTGTTGCCAAACAACTGCCGGATTCGTCAGACCGCGAAGCTTTCCAGGCGGAAGGCATTGAAGCGTACAAAACATTTATCCGGGGGCTGCTGGATATTACGGACAACCTGCAGGATGCCGGTATCCTGCCTCCACCACGTGTGGTTCGCCATGACGGGGATGATCATTACCTTGTTGTTGCGGCGGATAAGGGTACCGCTACATTCTCGGATATTGCTAATGGTCTGGCTGCAGAATATAACTTCTGGATGGGTGATGCTTTTGCCTCCGGCGGCAGTAATGGTTACGACCACAAGAAGATGGGTATCACCGCCCGGGGTGCCTGGGTGTCTGTGGAGCGGCATTTCCGGGAAGTTGGTATTAATCCTGCCGAAGACGAGTTTACGGCGATTGGTATTGGCGACATGGCGGGGGATGTGTTCGGGAATGGCCTCCTGAGCTCCGAGAAAACCCGCCTGGTGGCTGCATTTAACCATATCCATATTTTTGTGGATCCGTCTCCAGACGCAGGAAAAAGCTATAAAGAGCGCAAGCGGCTGTTTGAAAAGCCCAGGTCTGCCTGGACCGATTACGACACCAAACTGATTTCCAAAGGTGGCGGTGTTTTCAGCCGTAACGCGAAGTCCATTCCGGTTAGCCCGGAAATCAAGAAGCTCCTGGGTATCAATTCTGATCGGGTACCCCCTAACATGCTGATTTCCCATATCCTGAAGGCGCCTGTCGATCTTCTCTGGATTGGAGGTATCGGCACTTACGTAAAAGGCGGTCGCGAATCCCATAGCGATGTGGGAGATAAAGCTAACGATGGTTTGCGTATCAACGGGGAAGAACTGCGCTGCAAGATTGTAGGAGAGGGTGGCAACCTGGGTATGACCCAGCTGGGCCGTATCGACTATGCCCTGAATGGGGGGCGGTTGAATACGGACTTTATTGACAACGCTGGCGGTGTTGACTGTTCGGACCATGAAGTCAATATGAAAATCCTTCTCAATCGCGCCGTTGCCATGGGTGATCTGACGGCCAAACAGCGTAACCTCATGCTGGAAGAAATGACTGATGATGTTGCTGCTCTGGTTCTCAGGAACAACTACCGGCAGACCCAGGCCATCAGTATTGCCAATGATGATGCGGCTTCCCGGCTTGAAGAATATCGCAGGTTGATGAATGTCTTTGAGAGTGAAGGCAAGCTCAACCGGGCTCTGGAGTTCCTGCCGGATGATGAAACCCTGTCTGAACGCAAACTGAACAAAAAGGGGCTGACGCGACCCGAGCTCTCTGTTCTGATTTCCTATGTCAAAGGCGACCTGAAGCAGACTCTGATAGACAGCAGCCTGCCAGATGATCCGATGCTGGCGCGGGAAATGTACAAGGTGTTTCCCCGCGCTCTGACCAAAAGATTCTCAAAAGAGTTAGGTGAGCACCAGTTGCGGCGGGAGATTATCGCCACACAGGTTGCCAACGATATGATCAACCACATGGGCATTACCTTTGTGGAGCGACTGAATCAATCAACAGGAGCAGACGCTGCATCCATTGCGCTGGCGTGGCTGATTGCACGGGACGTGTTCCGGATTGATAACTGGTGGGACAAAATCGAAGATCTCGATTTCCACATTCCGGCGCAGTTGCAGATGGAGTTGATGCGCGACCTTATGCAACTGATGCGTCGCTCTGTACGCTGGCTGTTGCGTAATCGCCGGGCAGAGCTGAGTATCCAGAACCACATGGAACGGTTTGCGGATAGCGTATGGGCTATTACCGCCGGGTTGCCAGAGTATCTGGGCGAACAGGCCCGTACTGACTGGGAAAAGCGTAACGAGGCACTGGTCAGCATCGGGCTGCCGGCAGAACTGGCATCAGTGGTATCGGGGACAGGCTATTTATACTCCTCGCTGGGCATTATTGAAGCGCAGGAAGCCACTGGAATGCCGCTGAAAACCGTTGCAAATCTCTATTATGAGTTGGGTGACAGGCTCGATCTGAACTGGTTTGCTACTGCAATAGCGGGCCTCAAGCCGGCATCTCACTGGCAGGCACTGGCGCGGGAGAGTTTCCGGGAGGATCTGGACTGGCAGCAGCGGGCGCTGACTACAGGGGTGCTTAATCTGGCTGCAAAAGCCGAGGACGTGCCTGTCTGTGTAGAGGAGTGGCTGCAGCGACACGATGCCATGATCGAACGCTGGAAAACCATGCTTCTGGAACTCAAGAGTGTGAGGGAACCCGAATATGCAATGTTCTCGGTTGCTCTGCGTGAGTTACTTGATCTTGCGCAAACCACTTTGCATCAGCCCCATGGGGACAGCAAGCCTGAGCCGGCCCCGTAACATGACTCAGACAAACTGAGTATTGCGTTGAAGCCATGATTCCCGTTCAATCGTGACCGGGAATCATGAAATGGAGTCTGTTAATGGGTCAGCTTGACCGTATTCTTGAAAAAAACCGGGCATGGGCCGAAGGTATCAAGGCCGAAGATCCGCAGTTTTTTCATCGTCTCTCGAACCAGCAGGCGCCTGAGTATCTGTGGATTGGCTGTGCCGATAGTCGCGTGCCGGCCAACCAGATTGTTGACATGCTTCCGGGTGAGCTGTTCGTGCACAGGAACGTTGCCAACGTTGTTGTGCATACTGATTTTAATTGCCTTTCGGTACTGCAGTTCGCGATAGAGGTTTTGAAAGTAAAGCATATTCTGGTAGTCGGCCATTATGGCTGTGGCGGTGTCAGAGCTGCTTTGCGCAATGAAGGCTTCGGGCTGATCAGTCATTGGCTGAGGCATGTACAGGATGTGCGGGACCGTCACCAGGCAGTGCTGGATGCAAGTTCCAATGAGCATGACCGGATTGACCGGTTGTGTGAGCTGAATGTGGTTGAACAGGTTGGGCATGTGTGTCAGAACAGCATTGTTCTGGAAGCCTGGAAGCGCGGTCAGCAACTTAACGTGCACGGTTTCGTGTACGATGTCGCTGATGGCATACTCCGTGATATGGGTATATCAGTTTCCGGCCCTGAAGACTGGGAACAGATCAAGCAGAACAGCCTGGATGAACTGGTATTGCGCCCGGTGCGCTCAGGTCGCCAGAAAAAAGTCTAGTTTCAACCGCACAACGGCGTTGTCCAGTCCATGCAGAGTTTATCCGGCTCCGGTTTACCTAATTCCCATCAGGCACTGCTAAAAAACCAGTCCTTGTTATCCGGCCGGCTGGCCTTGCTGGGTGTAGCCTCGGCACATCTGTTGCGAGAGCTTCCCGGCACTGGTCTTGCCATGAGCGAACACGCAGGGGTTTTTCATGCGCTGGGGCAGCAGGGCGCCTGGCAGGCTTGTTTTGGCTATGAAGATCCGGTTCTGGCAAATGGCGGCTCCTATGACACTGTTGTGGTGTTTTTGCCCAAAGCCAGAGCCGAACTGGAAATGCGACTGGCACTGGCACATTCGCTGGCAGCAGAGAATGCGCGATTGATACTGGTGGGGGAAAAAAAGGAAGGCATCGCCGGAGCCATAAAACAGCTGAAAGCGATTGCTCCCCAGGCCTCTAAAGTTGACAGCGCACGCCATTGTCAGGTCTGGTGTGCGGAAGGCATCAGAGTGGCACAGGGGTTCCGGGTTCAGGACTGGGTGACCTGGGGGAGTGCAGAGTGCGCGGGAATATCCGTCGAGGTTGCCGGGCTGCCTGGTATCTTCAGCCATGATGGTCTGGACAAAGGCACGCGACTGCTGCTCGAAACGCTTGCCAGGCAACCAGTTAATGCGGAACGATTACTGGACTTTGCCTGTGGAGCGGGTGTTATTGGTGCATGGATTCAGGCATGGCAGGCTGAGAACAAGGTATCCATCGCCGGTGTCGATGGTGTGGATGTCCAGTCCCAAGCGGTAATCTGTGCAAGGGAAACCTACCAATGTAATCACGCCGCCGGGAGAATTTTCGCTTCAGATGGCCTTGCGGGCATCGACGGGCTCTGGTCCGGGGTTGTCAGCAACCCACCATTTCACACTGGTGTAAAAACCGATACATCCATGACCGAGCAGTTCCTTCAGGACGTAAAGAGGCACTTGTTGCCGGGTGGGGAATTGCGTCTGGTTGCCAATAGCTTTCTGCCTTACGAGCCCCTTATCAAGCGTTACATCGGACGCGTCGAGCGCCTGAGTGAAGACGGGCGCTTCACAGTTTACCGCGCTTTTATGGGATAGTTCGATGTCTGGTCTAACAACCGCAGTACTGGATTTCGCCGGTGGCAGCCTGACTTTGAGTCGCCCTGGTACAAATGATCCGGCGCTCCGCGCCTGGAGTGCCGCCGATGAACTGCTCTTGCAGACGGCGTTTGATCACCTGGAAATGGCGCCGGATTCCCGGGTATTGGTGGTTGACGACCAATACGGAGCCTTGACGCTGGGGTTGTCCCGGTTTACACCGGATGTGGTTGCTGATAATGCACAGTTAAGTGCTGCTCTGGTACTTAATGCGAGCCAGAATCCCGGCAATCCGGCACCTGCACGCACATACAGCTGGTTGCAGCCCCCCGCCGGTTCTTATGATCTGATTCTGCTGAAGATCCCCCGCGAAGCGGACTATCTGGCCTGGCTGCTACGCTGGGTCAATAGCGCGCTCAAAACAGATGGAGTCATACTCGCGGCAGGGATGATCAAGCATCTGCCGGATCGCAGCGTTGACGTGTTTGCCGGAACAGTTGACGTGCGACAGGTGGGCCGGGCGGTAAAAAAAGCACGTGTTATCAGTTGCGGCCGGGGGCAGGCAACACTGGATAACTGGCCGGGTACCTGGAAGGGCTATGAGTTGGGAAAAGACAGTGGGCTGGAGGGCAGTCTGAAAAAAGGTGGGATTCGCGTCGCCGCCATGCCTGCGGTGTTTGCACGGGAGAAACTGGATATTGGTACACGATTGATGTTGCCCCACCTGGCAGCCGCTCTCGAGCCCTGTCGCTCTGGTGCACGTGTTCTGGATCTGGCATGCGGCAATGGCGTTCTCGGTCTGGCTGCGTTGGCCGCGAAACCGGATATTGAGATCACTTTCAGTGATGTTTCCAGTCAGGCAGTTCTCAGTGCGCGCAGTAATGCAGAAGCTGCATTTCCCGATGCCAGGGCTTTGTTTGCACATTCGGACGGGATCGCCAGCCATAACGAACCGTTTGAACGGATTCTGTTAAATCCTCCGTTTCATGAAGGCGGAGTGGTTGGCGATCATATTGCATTAAGGCTTTTCGAGCAGGCATCACGGAATCTGTCTTCAACGGGACGCTTGCTTATGGTGGGAAACCGGCACCTTGGATACCACCGGAGCTTGCGACGTTTTTTTTCGCAAGTCCGTCAGGTGGATGCTGATCCGAAATTTGTGGTCTTCGAAGCCTGGCGCGGATGACTGCCTCGCGGTCTGTAACTTATAATTCTGCCGCAGGACGGTCGTAACCCAGGCGCGCCAGTGTATCCACGATGGTTTGTGTCTGGCTGTCGATTTCGATGTTGACCTTCATACCTTCTTCTATTGCGCCAAAGGTTGTGGCCCGCAGGGTTTCCGGGATCAGGTGAACATTGAACCGGTTTCCGTCTACCTCGCCAATGGTAAGGCTGGCACCGTTGATCGCAATATAGCCTTTGGGAAAGATGTAGCGAGCCCACTGGTCTGGAACCTGAAACCAGATTGTCACGTTGTTTTCCGGGCGCAGAATTTCAACCACACTTGCGGCTGTGTGGATGTGCCCCGATAACAGATGACCACCAATCTCATCTCCGATACGCGCTGCCCGCTCAAAGTTGACATTATGTCCCGGTTCCAGATCGCCTAGTGTTGTCAGTCTCAGGGTTTCCTGCATGGCGTCGAAAAACAGAGTGTTGCCGGACTGGCGGGTAACGGTCAGACAGGTACCATTTATGGCAACTGACGCGCCAATACTTACATCCCCTGCGCTGTTATCTGGCAACCGGATTGCAAAGGTACTTAACCCGGTTGCAGCGGTGACATTTTCAACAACGGCAATACCCTGAACAATACCGGTAAACATATGAAGGCCTCTTTAGAGAATGGCGAGTATCAGTGAGTGCAGCAGTGGAAGGAAAGGATAGCGAGCACGACAGCTGTTGCCAAGTTTGGAGGTGCAAGTTCTAACTGGAAAGTCAGATGATTAAAGGTATGGGGCGGCTGGTCGATACTCTGTGAGATCATGCTCTTGAATCAGAGGTTTCATAACGAATTGGATAAACCGCCATGGCTCAGAATCAGAGTGCTGAAGAAGCTGTAACAGGAGCCGCGCAGGGTGCTGTGTTGCGTCCCGGGCGGTCTGCTGACCCTGCCCCTGCGCAGCCAGACCCGGACGAGGGTGCTGAAGCTGGTGAGGTGGATAGTGTTCAGTCCGGCGAAAAGCCAGAGGAGGGCGCTGATAGCTCTGATGGTACGGATCCGGCTCAGGCTGAGTCGCGTCAGCGAACGCTGAGGCTGATGCTGCGTCAGTGTGATCGCGTGTTACTGATGGATTTTGACCTGCTGGCCATGAACGACTGGCCAGACAGCTTCAGTGTTGCAGCTGCACGGCGAAGCCGGGATTTGTGGATGTTTTGTGCTCTGGTAGCTGCAATTATATTCCTGAGTGGCCTGACGGGTTTTGTACCCGCCTGGATTGCCGGGGGCGGATTTGGAGCCTTCGTCATTATTCTGTTATTGGGCATTCCAGCCATTCGTCGGATTTACACGTCGAAACCTTCTTATCTAGACTTGTTGATCCGGCGCCAGCGTATGATGCGTGATGCCCGGAAACACGCTGAGCACCTGGAAGGTAAAGATGGGTTGATCTGGCAATGTGCCCGCATGACCGATTTTAATCCTGCCCTCAAAAATACCAGGTTCAGCAGTCTGCTGCGGTTGTCGGAGCAGAAAGCTCTGCCCCGGGCTCTGTCCCGGCGGGAGCATGTGAGGCTTTATCTGATTTATCTTCTTGAGGCGGAGAAAGCATATAGCCGTGCTCAGGCAGCTTTTTTCGAAGGTAATCAGGATGCGATTGACAAGGGCTGGCAAAAAGCCGCTGCGAGTCCGGAGGACAGGGCTTGACATAAATGCGAGTCAAACGTATGTTTCAAACAGTCGTTTGCTTAGAGGCGCTCAAAATAAAATGGCCCAGTCGGATACTGTTGATCGAATTCTTGATGCTGCAGAGGAGTTATTTGCTGAACGTGGTTTTGCAGAGACTTCACTGCGCATGATAACCAGCAAGGCGAAGGTAAACCTTGCTGCGGTAAACTACCACTTTGGCTCCAAAAATGCGCTGATCCATGCAGTCTTTGGTCGTTTTCTGACACCATTTTCAGCAACACTCGAGAACGCATTTGACGAACTTGAAGCGCGTTGTGAAGGTAAGCCTCCAACGTTGCATCAGACTCTTTGGGCTCTTACTGAGAGCGCTGTTCGTATGCCTCAGCGCAATGAGATGGGTATTTCTATCTTCATGCGACTGCTTGGGTTGGCGTATACCCAGTCGCAAGGGCATTTGCGCAAGTTTCTTGAGCAGGAATACAGCCAGCCATTCAGCCGGTTTATGCATATGTTGAAGGAAGCCACGCCACAGCTCTCAGCTGTGGATCGTTACTGGCGTATACAGTTCATGCTTGGAGCTACTGCGTTCACAATGTCGAGCAGTGATGCTCTGCAGGATATTCTGCGCAACAAACTCGGTGTTGAAACTACCGTTCAGGAAATTGCCGCACGCCTTGTACCTTTTCTTGCTGCCGGCATGCAGGCGCAGGATGCATTGCTGATTCCTTCCATAAATCAAAAGATCCCGGTTGCCTGAGTTGTATCCTCTCGGTTAGGCTTTGCCCTGAATCCTGAAGGGAGCCTGGCCCGTTGTGAACCATCACAACCACAATTCCTGTTCAATTGATATCAACCTGGCAGACCAGAGTCTTGCCCTGCTTGATGCGAACGGGAGCACTATTATCCGCTATCCTGTTTCCACTGCGCTCAATGGCGTGGGTGAGCAGGACGGCAGTGGCTGTACACCGGCAGGTGAACACTACATACGAGCGATGATTGGTGCCGGGCAGCCTGCCAATACCGTTTTCTGTGCCCGTCGCCCCACAGGTGAAACCTACACCCCTGAGCTTGCAGCTACCAACCCCGGACGCGACTGGATTCTCAGCCGCATCCTCTGGTTATGCGGACTGGAGAAGGGGAAAAACCGTGGCGCGGGCGTTGATACTTTCCGCCGCTTTATATACATACACGGTACCCCGGATACTGAGCCAATGGGGCTGGCGCTTTCCCATGGCTGTATTCGTATGCGAAATGACGATGTCATAGAGCTTTTCGGGTATGCCTGGCCAGGGATGCCGGTTACCATTCGCTGAACCTAGACTGACAACACTGATTAGAGGGATCTGATGATCGGAGACATTATGGCCACTCTTGACGGCTGGATAGATAATTTTGGCGTGCTATCTGAGCCATGGCGTGTAGGTATTGTGGTGTTTTCGCTGGTATTCGGAACTGCTGCTGTTGCCTATATATTCAGTCATATCATTACGGCCCTGGAACGGCGGTTCACGAAGACCAATAACCTCTGGGATGACGCAGTACTGCATGCTGCCCGTAAGCCAGTAGTGGCGTTTGTCTGGCTTCAGGGGGTTTACTGGGCCGCAGAAGTGGCTCACAACTACTCATCGGCCGAAATTTTCAAAGCCAATGAAACTGTACTCAAAGTAGGCTTCATTTTTATCTTTGTCTGGGCATTGCTCAGGGCGATAAAAGAAGGAGAGGGCATTCTTGTCTCTCCGGTAAAAATGAAAAAGCCGATGGATTACACCACCATTAATGCGATCAGCAAGCTGACCAGGGCCGTGGTCATCATTACAGCGGTGCTGATCAGTCTGCAGTCTCTTGGCTATAGTCTTTCGGGCGTACTTGCCTTTGGTGGTGTGGGCGGTATTGCTGTGGGTTTTGCAGCCAAGGATTTGCTGGCCAACTTTTTTGGTGGATTTATTATCCATCTGGACCGGCCGTTCAAGGTTGGTGACTGGGTACGGTCGCCGGATCGTAACATTGAGGGAACTGTAGAGCATATCGGGTGGCGGGTTACCACTATCCGGACATTTGACAAGCGTCCTCTCTATGTCCCCAATGCGACGTTTACAACCATCGCTGTAGAAAATCCCTCGCGAATGACCAACCGGCGTA is a window from the Marinobacter sp. ANT_B65 genome containing:
- a CDS encoding NAD-glutamate dehydrogenase, which encodes MNALTVASKDQFFELLAEEFSRKIAKAEARKISEFVKQHYAHTPLEELVSRRLSDTYGAALAAWQFLQKRSAEETPVAVFNPDLESDGWQSTHTVVFILHPNIPFLIDSLRIAVNQREIGTHSIQHSILQLERDKAGKLKNLLATKKSDAASAYEAFIVLEIDRHSDPEDLKELEQALQVVLHEVRIAVSDFPVVTGKVSQIVDELDNTSAGISSEQKEEARAFLGWLEHDHFTFLGYDEYDFVSDKSGMVVRRVENSELGILRVNNERPDRVHLNELPKRTRHEMTRADDIFIFAKSAQRSRVHRPAYPDYIAVKKFNKKGEVVGEHRFLGLYTARAYNERPDEIPLLKRKFQNVMKRSGFLRADYAGKELEQILTLYPRDELFQIDEDELLDVAKNILYIQERRHTELFMREDVYGQFVTCLAFFPRDIYNTELRLKVEQVLLERLDAEDIEFVTHFSESVLARVQFTIRVPQVENRKLPIAEIREKVIEMAQSWRDGLSDSLSEAYGEEQGNELYRLWAAGFPASYTEMFSARRAALDLEHISTASTRNDLTMSFYRALEEDESTLHFKLFFPDQPLPLSDVMPIFDNLGFRVLGEHPFEVTDRNNKTVWIHDFTLYAHNGKVVDIHRIRPIFEELFHRVWYGEAENDAFNRMLISSYMSWREIALLRTYARYMRQIRFSNSQTFISNTLVNHVELARILLEYFDVRFNPDRFQSEGKCQAAQQKLEIEFNAGLEEVENLSEDRVLRLYLELMQATLRTNYYQLDKAGGPKSYISVKFDPSRIPDMPLPLPVFEIFVYSPRVEGVHLRGGKVARGGLRWSDRFEDYRTEVLGLVKAQQVKNAVIVPVGAKGGFVAKQLPDSSDREAFQAEGIEAYKTFIRGLLDITDNLQDAGILPPPRVVRHDGDDHYLVVAADKGTATFSDIANGLAAEYNFWMGDAFASGGSNGYDHKKMGITARGAWVSVERHFREVGINPAEDEFTAIGIGDMAGDVFGNGLLSSEKTRLVAAFNHIHIFVDPSPDAGKSYKERKRLFEKPRSAWTDYDTKLISKGGGVFSRNAKSIPVSPEIKKLLGINSDRVPPNMLISHILKAPVDLLWIGGIGTYVKGGRESHSDVGDKANDGLRINGEELRCKIVGEGGNLGMTQLGRIDYALNGGRLNTDFIDNAGGVDCSDHEVNMKILLNRAVAMGDLTAKQRNLMLEEMTDDVAALVLRNNYRQTQAISIANDDAASRLEEYRRLMNVFESEGKLNRALEFLPDDETLSERKLNKKGLTRPELSVLISYVKGDLKQTLIDSSLPDDPMLAREMYKVFPRALTKRFSKELGEHQLRREIIATQVANDMINHMGITFVERLNQSTGADAASIALAWLIARDVFRIDNWWDKIEDLDFHIPAQLQMELMRDLMQLMRRSVRWLLRNRRAELSIQNHMERFADSVWAITAGLPEYLGEQARTDWEKRNEALVSIGLPAELASVVSGTGYLYSSLGIIEAQEATGMPLKTVANLYYELGDRLDLNWFATAIAGLKPASHWQALARESFREDLDWQQRALTTGVLNLAAKAEDVPVCVEEWLQRHDAMIERWKTMLLELKSVREPEYAMFSVALRELLDLAQTTLHQPHGDSKPEPAP
- the can gene encoding carbonate dehydratase, which codes for MGQLDRILEKNRAWAEGIKAEDPQFFHRLSNQQAPEYLWIGCADSRVPANQIVDMLPGELFVHRNVANVVVHTDFNCLSVLQFAIEVLKVKHILVVGHYGCGGVRAALRNEGFGLISHWLRHVQDVRDRHQAVLDASSNEHDRIDRLCELNVVEQVGHVCQNSIVLEAWKRGQQLNVHGFVYDVADGILRDMGISVSGPEDWEQIKQNSLDELVLRPVRSGRQKKV
- a CDS encoding class I SAM-dependent methyltransferase, whose amino-acid sequence is MQSLSGSGLPNSHQALLKNQSLLSGRLALLGVASAHLLRELPGTGLAMSEHAGVFHALGQQGAWQACFGYEDPVLANGGSYDTVVVFLPKARAELEMRLALAHSLAAENARLILVGEKKEGIAGAIKQLKAIAPQASKVDSARHCQVWCAEGIRVAQGFRVQDWVTWGSAECAGISVEVAGLPGIFSHDGLDKGTRLLLETLARQPVNAERLLDFACGAGVIGAWIQAWQAENKVSIAGVDGVDVQSQAVICARETYQCNHAAGRIFASDGLAGIDGLWSGVVSNPPFHTGVKTDTSMTEQFLQDVKRHLLPGGELRLVANSFLPYEPLIKRYIGRVERLSEDGRFTVYRAFMG
- a CDS encoding class I SAM-dependent methyltransferase; protein product: MSGLTTAVLDFAGGSLTLSRPGTNDPALRAWSAADELLLQTAFDHLEMAPDSRVLVVDDQYGALTLGLSRFTPDVVADNAQLSAALVLNASQNPGNPAPARTYSWLQPPAGSYDLILLKIPREADYLAWLLRWVNSALKTDGVILAAGMIKHLPDRSVDVFAGTVDVRQVGRAVKKARVISCGRGQATLDNWPGTWKGYELGKDSGLEGSLKKGGIRVAAMPAVFAREKLDIGTRLMLPHLAAALEPCRSGARVLDLACGNGVLGLAALAAKPDIEITFSDVSSQAVLSARSNAEAAFPDARALFAHSDGIASHNEPFERILLNPPFHEGGVVGDHIALRLFEQASRNLSSTGRLLMVGNRHLGYHRSLRRFFSQVRQVDADPKFVVFEAWRG
- a CDS encoding riboflavin synthase subunit alpha; the protein is MFTGIVQGIAVVENVTAATGLSTFAIRLPDNSAGDVSIGASVAINGTCLTVTRQSGNTLFFDAMQETLRLTTLGDLEPGHNVNFERAARIGDEIGGHLLSGHIHTAASVVEILRPENNVTIWFQVPDQWARYIFPKGYIAINGASLTIGEVDGNRFNVHLIPETLRATTFGAIEEGMKVNIEIDSQTQTIVDTLARLGYDRPAAEL
- a CDS encoding TetR/AcrR family transcriptional regulator, encoding MAQSDTVDRILDAAEELFAERGFAETSLRMITSKAKVNLAAVNYHFGSKNALIHAVFGRFLTPFSATLENAFDELEARCEGKPPTLHQTLWALTESAVRMPQRNEMGISIFMRLLGLAYTQSQGHLRKFLEQEYSQPFSRFMHMLKEATPQLSAVDRYWRIQFMLGATAFTMSSSDALQDILRNKLGVETTVQEIAARLVPFLAAGMQAQDALLIPSINQKIPVA
- a CDS encoding L,D-transpeptidase, whose protein sequence is MNHHNHNSCSIDINLADQSLALLDANGSTIIRYPVSTALNGVGEQDGSGCTPAGEHYIRAMIGAGQPANTVFCARRPTGETYTPELAATNPGRDWILSRILWLCGLEKGKNRGAGVDTFRRFIYIHGTPDTEPMGLALSHGCIRMRNDDVIELFGYAWPGMPVTIR
- a CDS encoding mechanosensitive ion channel family protein, giving the protein MIGDIMATLDGWIDNFGVLSEPWRVGIVVFSLVFGTAAVAYIFSHIITALERRFTKTNNLWDDAVLHAARKPVVAFVWLQGVYWAAEVAHNYSSAEIFKANETVLKVGFIFIFVWALLRAIKEGEGILVSPVKMKKPMDYTTINAISKLTRAVVIITAVLISLQSLGYSLSGVLAFGGVGGIAVGFAAKDLLANFFGGFIIHLDRPFKVGDWVRSPDRNIEGTVEHIGWRVTTIRTFDKRPLYVPNATFTTIAVENPSRMTNRRIYETIGIRYADVGDMATIVSDIRSMLESHDDIDNKQTLIVNFLAFNQSSLDIMVYAFTKTTQWVRYHEVKQDVLLKISDVIADHGGEIAFPTQTLYINDDGRSSETENETGNGRSKPDENARSIDGNRSPRASQGSRMQDPGRRNDTREGDVGEQSLDAGDGD